In the Nitrososphaerota archaeon genome, one interval contains:
- the mtnA gene encoding S-methyl-5-thioribose-1-phosphate isomerase, translating to MPSFYTTRTVRWEDGKVILIDQTKLPNKLTYITCTKPKEVVEAIKSMQIRGAPAIGAAAAYAVALAAYYTKAKNLQDLLKELEEAGRMAKAARPTAANPAWAVDRVLASAKQAENVEEAVEAVIKEAERIAEEDIEACRKIGEYGSTLLRDGDTVLTQCNAGALATVGYGTALGIIRAACEKGKCIKVIVPETRPALQGARLTAYELHSDGIDVLLIADTAVGFVMKRKLVDKVVVGADRITQDGHVFNKIGTYQIAVLASEHNIPFYAAAPTSSFDLKSRASDVVIEERSPNEIVKIKGLRIAPKGVRVYNPVFDLTPPQYITAIVTEKGIIRPPYERTIKHTLAKT from the coding sequence TTGCCAAGCTTCTACACTACAAGAACTGTGAGATGGGAAGACGGTAAAGTCATTTTAATAGATCAGACGAAGCTTCCGAATAAACTCACTTACATAACTTGCACAAAGCCCAAGGAGGTTGTAGAAGCGATCAAAAGTATGCAGATCAGGGGTGCACCAGCCATAGGAGCTGCAGCAGCCTATGCAGTAGCCTTGGCAGCCTACTACACCAAAGCCAAGAATTTGCAAGATTTGCTCAAAGAATTGGAGGAAGCTGGGAGAATGGCTAAGGCGGCAAGACCCACGGCAGCAAACCCAGCTTGGGCGGTTGATAGGGTGCTTGCCAGCGCTAAACAGGCAGAGAACGTTGAAGAAGCTGTTGAAGCCGTCATCAAAGAGGCTGAAAGGATAGCTGAGGAGGATATTGAGGCTTGCAGAAAGATAGGCGAATACGGCTCAACACTTCTGAGAGATGGAGATACTGTTTTAACGCAGTGCAATGCTGGTGCGTTGGCTACTGTAGGCTACGGCACCGCTTTAGGCATCATAAGGGCTGCGTGTGAGAAGGGTAAGTGTATAAAGGTTATAGTGCCTGAAACCAGACCGGCACTACAAGGCGCTCGCTTAACGGCGTATGAGCTGCATAGCGATGGTATAGATGTGCTGCTGATAGCCGACACGGCCGTGGGGTTCGTTATGAAGAGGAAGCTCGTGGATAAGGTAGTGGTAGGCGCTGATCGAATCACCCAAGACGGGCACGTATTCAATAAAATAGGCACCTATCAGATAGCCGTCTTAGCCTCAGAGCACAACATACCCTTCTACGCTGCAGCGCCAACCTCCAGCTTCGACCTAAAGAGTAGAGCCTCAGACGTGGTGATAGAGGAGAGGAGCCCAAATGAAATCGTCAAGATCAAGGGGCTGAGAATAGCGCCTAAAGGGGTGAGGGTCTACAACCCGGTCTTCGACCTAACACCCCCCCAATACATCACAGCAATAGTCACAGAAAAAGGCATCATAAGGCCTCCCTACGAAAGAACCATAAAACACACCTTAGCAAAGACCTAA
- a CDS encoding DUF488 family protein yields the protein MGVDSYCSLTDIKSPSGKKIVLSSGFRILCSNKIFSISVIKIKRVYTFVEESDGFRSLVDRLWPRGLSRKKAKIDLWLREAAPSDGLRRWFSHDPDRWAEFQRRYFEELRDKKYLIEQIKASERERGIITLLYSAKDEKHNNAVALLNFLTSSDK from the coding sequence ATGGGCGTAGACAGCTACTGCTCACTAACAGATATCAAATCGCCTTCCGGGAAAAAGATTGTTCTCAGTTCTGGTTTTCGGATACTATGTTCCAACAAAATCTTCTCAATCAGTGTGATAAAGATTAAGCGGGTCTACACCTTTGTTGAGGAGAGTGACGGTTTTCGCTCTCTCGTGGATAGGCTCTGGCCAAGAGGTCTGTCTAGGAAGAAGGCGAAGATAGATCTCTGGCTACGTGAGGCGGCTCCTAGTGATGGTCTGAGACGCTGGTTTTCACACGACCCCGATAGATGGGCGGAATTTCAAAGAAGGTATTTTGAAGAGTTGCGGGACAAGAAGTACTTGATAGAGCAGATAAAGGCTAGTGAGAGGGAAAGAGGCATAATTACGCTTCTCTATTCAGCTAAGGATGAGAAGCACAATAATGCAGTCGCCTTGCTCAATTTCTTAACATCATCAGACAAATGA